Proteins encoded by one window of Pseudomonas sp. PSKL.D1:
- a CDS encoding L-carnitine dehydrogenase translates to MPFITEIKTFAALGSGVIGSGWVARALAHGLDVVAWDPAPGAEQALCKRIANAWPALEKQGLAPGASQARLRFVATIEECVRDADFIQESAPERLDLKLDLHAKISAAAKPDAIIGSSTSGLLPSEFYESATHPERCVVGHPFNPVYLLPLVEIVGGNRTSPEAIEAAKTIYTALGMRPLHVRKEVPGFIADRLLEALWREALHLVNDGVATTGEIDDAIRFGAGLRWSFMGTFLTYTLAGGDAGMRHFMSQFGPALKLPWTYLPAPELTDKLIDDVVDGTSDQLGERSIAALERYRDDTLLAVLEAVKTSKANHGMQFSD, encoded by the coding sequence ATGCCTTTCATCACTGAAATCAAAACTTTCGCCGCCCTGGGTAGCGGCGTCATCGGCAGCGGCTGGGTAGCCCGCGCCCTGGCTCACGGCCTGGACGTGGTCGCTTGGGACCCGGCCCCAGGCGCCGAACAGGCCCTGTGCAAACGCATCGCCAACGCATGGCCAGCCCTTGAAAAACAGGGCCTGGCGCCAGGCGCCTCGCAAGCTCGCCTGCGGTTCGTCGCCACCATCGAAGAGTGCGTGCGCGATGCCGACTTCATTCAGGAAAGCGCCCCGGAACGCCTCGACCTCAAGCTTGACCTGCATGCGAAGATAAGCGCCGCCGCCAAGCCGGATGCCATCATCGGCTCCAGCACCTCTGGCCTGCTGCCCAGCGAATTCTACGAATCGGCCACCCACCCCGAACGCTGCGTGGTGGGCCACCCGTTCAACCCGGTGTATTTGCTGCCACTGGTGGAAATCGTCGGCGGCAACCGCACTTCGCCCGAGGCCATCGAGGCCGCAAAAACCATCTACACCGCCCTCGGCATGCGCCCGCTGCATGTACGCAAGGAAGTGCCCGGTTTCATTGCCGACCGGCTGCTCGAAGCCCTGTGGCGCGAGGCGCTGCACCTGGTCAACGACGGCGTGGCCACAACCGGCGAAATCGACGATGCCATCCGTTTTGGCGCTGGCTTGCGCTGGTCGTTCATGGGTACCTTCCTCACCTACACCCTGGCCGGTGGCGATGCCGGCATGCGCCACTTCATGTCGCAGTTCGGGCCAGCGCTGAAGCTGCCCTGGACCTACCTGCCAGCGCCAGAGCTGACCGACAAGTTGATCGACGACGTAGTGGATGGCACCTCGGACCAGCTGGGCGAACGCAGCATCGCCGCGCTGGAGCGCTATCGTGACGATACCCTGCTGGCGGTGCTGGAGGCGGTGAAAACCAGCAAAGCCAACCATGGCATGCAGTTCAGCGATTGA
- a CDS encoding insulinase family protein — protein MKKLIAGLLGPLLLGACVSAPEPDAALPWDTRVSQGTLANGLQYRLVRETTQPGRLDLRMTVNAGSVDETDDQVGVAHLVEHLVFHSRAGQTQNLRERMTGLGWVQGRHFNAVTNYERTQYMLSPPAGVRQTPQALQVLADMAFARDYNAADLERERPIVIEEWRGGLGVAQRMNDQRTASQRVGSRYPAHRTIGNEAAIRHATLASLQDFQATWYQPSNMVVSVVGDFEPKAMLAQIEAAFGDTKGPKTPPRNHRDLPLDPGLKIFRLQDPQSGGNQVSLLLRLHEPDSRGTTRAAMRERLIDRMTLAALLDSLRRQPREPEVRRLTAQKTLIGSQSTVLGIAAGVEGMAHDQALRALLTEIERLRQHGFSAQDFEHEREHIRSLGDKTLANQAPRTFEQWVEQLNNATAPEASVVERHAAAGRYLQVLPSISLADLNARMRLWLGSTDQVLQFTVPGQSVVELPTVATVEALQASIAAQKLAAPVQQMAEAPVVATFQPAVPGQEGHIVARKVFAAEQVEHWALSNGDRLVWLRRNGPDGNGVLQAESSAGYRLADAPAWRLQMAAQLAVRSGPEGAQNWRQAQRLSVSLDHQPQRLQLNLGAEPAQLQAVLQSYRLSQQTGIDPQLFADARNELSQRLQSRPNDVRSRQEREQRVLKYGADHWQSPDVAALNQLNLKQLDTDWQRLVSAPVTYYLMADVPAEQLEPLVRAYLANLPRGARANPEPADQRPGQRRQDLPIALEPRAVLQASSYQPQPWSPDAAVRVAVLRDLANQRLKQQLRGEASGVYRLQFDAELNPDSQRIESHLSFTCDPARVDELWKLAQQTLGGLDVDQHWLDAERRALLRQEAKRRDDPQTQFKRLILSERHWQDPRYLSEQVRLPEALTLPELQQQARQLFPAANQVQLRLLPAPSAQEQAL, from the coding sequence ATGAAAAAGCTCATTGCGGGCCTGCTCGGCCCGCTGCTGCTCGGCGCCTGCGTGTCGGCACCCGAACCTGATGCCGCGTTGCCCTGGGATACCCGGGTCAGCCAAGGCACCCTGGCCAACGGCCTTCAATACCGGCTGGTACGCGAAACAACACAGCCCGGCCGGCTCGACCTGCGCATGACTGTGAATGCCGGCTCCGTGGACGAAACCGACGATCAGGTCGGTGTCGCGCACTTGGTCGAGCACCTGGTGTTTCACAGCCGCGCCGGGCAAACGCAGAACCTGCGTGAACGCATGACCGGGCTGGGCTGGGTGCAGGGCCGGCACTTCAATGCCGTGACCAATTACGAGCGCACCCAGTACATGCTCAGCCCGCCAGCGGGCGTGCGGCAGACCCCGCAAGCCTTGCAGGTACTGGCCGACATGGCCTTCGCTCGCGATTACAACGCCGCCGACCTTGAGCGTGAACGCCCCATCGTAATCGAGGAATGGCGCGGCGGGCTGGGCGTGGCGCAGCGCATGAACGACCAGCGTACGGCTTCGCAGCGGGTGGGTTCGCGCTACCCCGCGCACCGCACCATTGGCAATGAAGCAGCCATTCGCCATGCCACGCTGGCCAGCTTGCAAGACTTCCAAGCGACCTGGTACCAGCCGTCGAACATGGTCGTGTCTGTCGTAGGCGACTTCGAACCCAAAGCAATGCTTGCCCAGATCGAAGCGGCTTTCGGTGACACCAAAGGCCCCAAAACACCGCCGCGCAACCACCGCGACCTGCCACTGGACCCGGGCCTGAAGATCTTCCGCCTGCAAGACCCGCAATCTGGCGGCAATCAGGTGTCGCTGCTGCTACGGCTGCATGAACCGGACAGCCGTGGTACCACCCGCGCAGCCATGCGCGAGCGTTTGATCGACCGCATGACGCTGGCCGCACTGCTTGACAGCCTGCGCCGTCAGCCACGCGAACCCGAAGTACGCCGCCTGACCGCTCAGAAAACCCTGATCGGCAGCCAATCGACGGTACTGGGTATTGCCGCTGGTGTAGAGGGCATGGCACACGACCAGGCCCTGCGCGCGTTGCTGACCGAGATCGAGCGGCTGCGCCAGCATGGTTTCAGCGCGCAGGACTTCGAGCATGAGCGAGAGCATATCCGCAGCCTTGGCGACAAGACGCTCGCCAACCAGGCGCCGCGCACCTTCGAGCAATGGGTCGAGCAGCTCAACAACGCCACGGCACCTGAAGCCAGCGTGGTCGAGCGCCATGCAGCTGCCGGCCGCTATTTGCAGGTGTTGCCGAGTATCAGCCTGGCAGACTTGAACGCCAGAATGCGCCTGTGGCTTGGCAGCACCGACCAGGTTTTGCAGTTCACGGTACCGGGGCAGTCGGTGGTCGAGTTGCCTACCGTCGCAACCGTCGAGGCATTGCAGGCCAGCATTGCCGCGCAAAAGCTTGCAGCGCCCGTGCAGCAAATGGCTGAAGCCCCCGTGGTCGCCACGTTCCAGCCTGCAGTGCCGGGCCAGGAAGGGCATATCGTTGCCCGCAAGGTCTTCGCCGCCGAACAGGTCGAGCACTGGGCATTGAGCAACGGTGACCGGCTGGTATGGCTGCGCCGCAACGGCCCGGACGGTAACGGGGTACTGCAGGCTGAATCGTCGGCCGGCTACCGCCTTGCCGATGCACCCGCCTGGCGCTTGCAGATGGCCGCACAACTGGCCGTGCGCAGTGGGCCGGAAGGGGCGCAGAACTGGCGCCAGGCGCAGCGCCTGAGCGTCAGCCTGGACCATCAACCACAGCGTTTGCAGCTTAACCTGGGCGCTGAGCCCGCGCAGTTGCAGGCTGTGCTGCAAAGTTACCGTTTGAGCCAGCAGACTGGCATTGACCCACAACTGTTTGCCGACGCCCGCAATGAGCTGAGCCAACGCCTGCAAAGCCGCCCCAATGATGTACGTTCGCGCCAGGAGCGTGAGCAGCGAGTGCTGAAATATGGCGCTGACCATTGGCAAAGCCCAGACGTGGCGGCGCTGAATCAATTGAACCTGAAACAGCTCGATACCGACTGGCAACGCCTGGTCAGTGCGCCGGTGACTTACTACTTGATGGCCGACGTACCGGCAGAGCAACTGGAGCCCTTGGTGCGGGCCTATCTGGCCAACCTGCCACGAGGCGCCAGAGCAAACCCTGAGCCGGCGGACCAACGTCCCGGCCAGCGTCGACAGGACCTGCCTATTGCGCTTGAACCACGCGCCGTACTGCAAGCCAGCAGCTATCAGCCCCAACCCTGGAGCCCCGATGCCGCTGTGCGGGTTGCCGTGCTGCGAGACTTGGCCAACCAGCGCCTGAAACAGCAACTGCGCGGCGAAGCTTCGGGCGTATACCGCCTGCAGTTCGATGCCGAACTCAACCCCGACTCGCAGCGTATCGAAAGCCACCTGAGCTTCACCTGCGACCCGGCCCGTGTCGACGAGCTGTGGAAGCTGGCGCAACAGACACTTGGCGGGCTGGACGTGGATCAGCACTGGCTGGATGCCGAGCGCCGCGCCTTGCTGCGCCAGGAAGCCAAGCGCCGTGATGACCCGCAAACCCAGTTCAAGCGCCTGATCCTCAGCGAACGGCACTGGCAAGACCCGCGCTACCTGAGCGAGCAGGTCAGGCTGCCAGAGGCGCTTACGCTGCCTGAATTGCAGCAACAGGCCCGGCAATTGTTCCCTGCCGCCAACCAAGTCCAGTTGCGCCTGCTGCCAGCACCTTCGGCGCAGGAGCAGGCATTGTGA
- a CDS encoding thioesterase family protein — protein MPALITYRTPVQEDWVDYNGHLRDAFYLLIFSYATDALMERIGLDADSRGQSGNSLFTLEAHINYLHEVKLGTEVWVQTHIIGFDNKRLQVYHSLHRAGFDEALAASEQMLLHVDLAGPKSAPFSEHSAGLLEALVGEQHDLQPPAYIGRVIGLPKK, from the coding sequence ATGCCCGCACTGATCACCTACCGCACCCCGGTCCAGGAGGACTGGGTCGACTACAACGGGCATTTGCGCGATGCCTTCTACCTGCTGATCTTCAGCTACGCCACCGATGCGCTGATGGAGCGCATCGGGCTGGATGCCGATAGCCGGGGGCAAAGCGGTAATTCGCTGTTTACCCTGGAAGCACACATCAACTACCTGCACGAGGTGAAGCTGGGCACCGAAGTGTGGGTGCAAACGCATATCATCGGTTTCGACAACAAGCGCCTGCAGGTGTATCACAGCCTGCACCGGGCGGGGTTCGACGAAGCGTTGGCTGCCAGCGAGCAAATGTTGCTGCATGTGGATTTGGCGGGGCCGAAGTCAGCGCCGTTCAGCGAACACAGCGCAGGGTTGCTGGAAGCTTTGGTGGGGGAGCAGCACGATCTGCAGCCGCCGGCATACATCGGGCGTGTGATTGGCCTGCCCAAAAAATAA
- the choX gene encoding choline ABC transporter substrate-binding protein, producing MHRFVRRSLLSLALSSIVATPLFAAEPAACKNVRLGVVNWTDVIATSAMAQVLLDGLGYQTKQTSASQQIIFAGIRDKRLDMFLGYWNPIMTQTITPFIDANQVKVLDKPSLEDARATLAVPKYLYDKGLKSFADIHKFEKELGGKIYGIEPGSGANTQIKAMITKNQFGLGKFQLVESSEAGMLAAVDRAVRRKEAVVFFGWAPHPMNVNIDMAYLGDSQDALGPDEGRATVWTVTAPDYAERCPNANRLLANLKFSAEDESRMMQPLLDHKDALESARQWLKDHPEDKARWLEGVTTFDGKPAADNLKLTAN from the coding sequence ATGCATCGCTTTGTCCGCCGCAGCCTGTTGTCCCTTGCCCTGAGCAGCATTGTCGCCACCCCGCTTTTCGCCGCCGAGCCAGCCGCTTGCAAGAACGTGCGCCTGGGCGTGGTCAACTGGACAGATGTCATCGCCACCAGCGCCATGGCCCAAGTGTTACTCGATGGCCTGGGCTACCAGACCAAGCAGACTAGCGCGTCGCAGCAGATCATCTTCGCCGGCATCCGAGACAAACGCCTGGACATGTTCCTCGGGTACTGGAACCCGATCATGACCCAGACCATCACGCCGTTCATCGATGCCAATCAGGTCAAGGTACTGGACAAACCAAGCCTGGAAGACGCCCGCGCCACCTTGGCTGTGCCCAAGTATCTGTATGACAAGGGCCTGAAGAGCTTCGCCGATATCCACAAGTTCGAGAAGGAGCTTGGCGGCAAGATCTACGGCATCGAGCCGGGTTCGGGTGCCAACACGCAGATCAAGGCCATGATCACCAAGAACCAGTTCGGCCTGGGCAAGTTCCAGTTGGTCGAGTCCAGCGAGGCCGGCATGCTCGCTGCAGTCGACCGCGCCGTGCGGCGCAAGGAAGCGGTGGTGTTCTTCGGCTGGGCGCCGCACCCGATGAACGTGAACATCGACATGGCATACCTGGGCGACAGCCAGGACGCGCTCGGCCCGGATGAAGGCCGCGCCACGGTGTGGACGGTGACGGCGCCGGACTATGCCGAGCGCTGCCCCAACGCCAATCGCTTGCTGGCAAACCTGAAATTCAGCGCCGAAGACGAGAGCCGCATGATGCAGCCGCTGCTTGATCACAAGGACGCCTTGGAATCGGCGCGGCAGTGGCTCAAAGACCACCCAGAGGATAAAGCGCGCTGGCTTGAGGGGGTAACCACCTTCGACGGCAAGCCTGCGGCGGACAACCTCAAGCTCACCGCCAACTGA
- a CDS encoding 3-keto-5-aminohexanoate cleavage protein: MNHDVIITCALTGAGDTVAKSHLVPVTPKQIAESAVEAAKAGATVVHCHVRDPQTGRFSRDVNLYREVMERIREADVDIIVNLTAGMGGDLEIGPGESPMEFGPGTDLIGPLERLAHVEALLPEICTLDCGTLNFGDGNAIYVSTPAQLRAGAKRITELGVKAELEIFDTGHLWFAKQMMKEGLLEDPLFQLCLGIPWGAPADTTTMKAMVDNLPANVTWAGFGIGRMQMPMAAQAVLLGGNVRVGLEDNLYLDRGVLASNGQLVERAAEIITRMGGRVLTPAEGRAKMNLKRP, translated from the coding sequence ATGAACCACGACGTCATCATCACCTGCGCCCTCACCGGCGCTGGCGACACGGTCGCCAAGAGCCACCTGGTCCCGGTCACCCCCAAACAGATCGCCGAATCCGCCGTCGAAGCCGCCAAAGCCGGCGCTACCGTGGTCCACTGCCATGTCCGCGACCCACAAACCGGCCGCTTCAGCCGCGATGTAAACCTGTACCGCGAAGTCATGGAACGCATCCGCGAAGCCGACGTGGACATCATCGTCAACCTCACCGCCGGCATGGGCGGCGACCTGGAAATCGGCCCGGGTGAATCGCCCATGGAATTTGGCCCAGGCACTGACCTGATCGGCCCGCTGGAGCGCCTGGCCCATGTTGAAGCCCTGCTGCCGGAAATCTGCACCCTGGACTGCGGCACGCTCAACTTCGGCGACGGCAACGCCATCTACGTCTCCACCCCGGCCCAACTGCGTGCCGGCGCCAAACGCATCACTGAACTGGGCGTAAAAGCGGAGTTGGAAATTTTCGACACCGGCCACCTGTGGTTCGCCAAGCAGATGATGAAAGAAGGCCTGCTCGAAGACCCGCTGTTCCAGTTGTGCCTGGGCATCCCGTGGGGCGCGCCGGCCGACACCACCACCATGAAAGCGATGGTCGACAACCTGCCCGCCAATGTTACCTGGGCAGGGTTTGGCATCGGTCGCATGCAAATGCCAATGGCCGCTCAGGCTGTACTGCTAGGCGGCAACGTGCGGGTGGGCCTGGAAGACAACCTGTATCTGGACCGTGGCGTACTGGCCAGCAACGGCCAACTGGTGGAGCGCGCCGCCGAAATCATCACCCGCATGGGTGGCCGTGTGCTCACCCCGGCAGAAGGCCGGGCAAAAATGAACCTCAAGCGCCCATAG
- a CDS encoding GlxA family transcriptional regulator: MPQLIHFLLLPGFSAMGFISALEPLRVANRFKGPSYRWRVLSLDGGAVEASNGMSVNADGALGEGEPGGILLIVAGFEPLARFGPTLQQALRRLDHEGVILGGIDTGPVVLAEAGLLDGHRATLHWEALDAFKERYPRLQVTQELFEIDRRRITCAGGTASIDLMLDLIAQAHGSELAVQVSEQFVLGRIRPRQDHQRMQIASRFGISNKKLVKVIGEMERNLEQPLNTQVLADAVQVTRRQLERLFKLHLEDTPSGFYLRLRLDKARQLLRQTDMSVLEVAVACGFESASYFTRCYRARFARCPREDRLARAV, encoded by the coding sequence ATGCCGCAACTGATTCATTTTTTGCTGTTACCTGGCTTCTCGGCCATGGGCTTCATCAGTGCCCTGGAGCCGCTGCGGGTGGCAAACCGCTTCAAGGGGCCTTCGTATCGCTGGCGAGTGCTGAGCCTGGATGGCGGCGCTGTCGAAGCGAGCAATGGCATGTCGGTGAATGCCGATGGCGCATTGGGGGAGGGTGAGCCGGGTGGAATCTTGCTGATCGTGGCGGGGTTCGAGCCGTTGGCTCGTTTTGGGCCAACGCTGCAACAGGCGCTGCGCCGGCTCGACCATGAGGGCGTGATTCTCGGCGGCATCGACACGGGCCCTGTGGTGTTGGCCGAGGCGGGCTTGCTCGACGGCCATCGCGCAACACTGCATTGGGAAGCGCTGGATGCGTTCAAGGAGCGCTACCCGCGCCTGCAGGTAACCCAGGAACTGTTCGAAATCGACCGGCGGCGCATCACCTGCGCGGGGGGTACCGCGTCAATCGACCTGATGCTCGACCTGATTGCCCAGGCACATGGCAGCGAACTGGCGGTGCAAGTGTCCGAGCAGTTCGTGCTCGGGCGCATCCGCCCGCGTCAGGACCACCAGCGCATGCAGATAGCCAGCCGCTTTGGCATCAGCAACAAGAAGCTGGTGAAGGTGATTGGCGAGATGGAGCGCAACCTTGAGCAGCCGCTCAATACTCAGGTGCTGGCCGATGCGGTGCAGGTGACCCGGCGGCAGTTGGAGCGGCTGTTCAAGTTGCACCTGGAGGACACGCCTAGCGGGTTTTACCTGCGGCTGCGGCTGGACAAGGCGCGGCAGTTGCTGCGCCAGACCGACATGAGCGTGCTGGAGGTGGCAGTGGCGTGCGGGTTTGAGTCGGCGTCGTATTTTACCCGGTGTTATCGGGCACGGTTTGCGCGGTGCCCGCGCGAAGACAGGTTGGCCCGGGCCGTTTAG
- a CDS encoding ABC transporter ATP-binding protein/permease has translation MNTLRSFYRLSRPFWQDRQQWLAWVMLAAVIGLGLLVVQINVLINSWSKTFYDTLAAFDTAGLYGLVGEYALYLGIYVLVFVAIDYIRKGLELRWRQAMTERFTNAWLSDQAFYRLGLTGEPDNPDQRIAQDIDLMVGLSIQLVASLVINLAQVGAFVVILWNLSGVQTFELFGETFTVHGYLVWLVLAYTIMGSVLTHLIGKPLHKLNYEREHCEADFRASLLRKRDHAEQIALYRGEQAERQHLAERFRAIADNWRQLMGRERNLSLFTVAYERLSLIIPVFAALPAFMAKAITLGGLMQIRSAFNAVHSSLSWFIKLYEKLVRWSAALQRLEQFEQAIAASRAQAVAPLQGDCLCTRGLTLCRPDGSPMLQDLDLRVKPGQWLRLAGRSGLGKSTLLRTLQGMWPYCQGSWQLPPGRSLLLPQKPYMPHMSLRKLLAYPQVQSMDDQRLVDALAKVGLGAMSRRLDEEAEWGRVLSGGEQQRVSLARALLYRPDTLYLDEVTSQLDHEAAQSLLEMLRRELPLCTVVGVTHQPGLVTLFDRTFEMEKQAEPA, from the coding sequence GTGAATACCCTGCGCAGCTTCTACCGCCTCAGCCGCCCGTTCTGGCAGGACCGCCAGCAATGGCTGGCCTGGGTCATGCTGGCCGCGGTAATCGGCTTGGGCCTGCTGGTGGTGCAGATCAACGTGCTGATCAACAGCTGGAGCAAGACCTTTTACGACACCCTGGCGGCATTCGACACCGCCGGGTTGTACGGGCTTGTGGGTGAGTACGCGCTCTACCTGGGCATCTACGTGCTGGTCTTCGTGGCCATCGATTACATTCGCAAAGGCCTGGAACTGCGCTGGCGCCAGGCGATGACCGAGCGGTTTACCAATGCCTGGCTTTCCGATCAGGCGTTTTACCGCCTGGGCCTGACCGGCGAGCCGGACAACCCTGACCAGCGCATTGCCCAGGACATCGATTTGATGGTTGGGCTGAGCATCCAGCTGGTTGCGTCACTGGTGATCAACCTGGCCCAGGTTGGGGCTTTCGTGGTGATCCTGTGGAACCTCTCCGGGGTGCAGACCTTCGAGCTGTTTGGCGAAACGTTCACGGTGCACGGTTACCTGGTGTGGCTCGTGCTGGCCTACACGATCATGGGTAGCGTGCTGACGCATTTGATTGGCAAGCCGTTGCACAAGCTCAACTACGAACGTGAACACTGTGAAGCGGATTTCCGCGCCAGCCTGCTGCGCAAGCGTGATCATGCAGAGCAGATTGCCCTTTACCGGGGTGAACAGGCAGAGCGCCAGCACCTTGCCGAACGGTTTCGCGCCATTGCCGACAATTGGCGGCAGTTGATGGGCCGTGAACGCAACCTGAGCCTCTTCACCGTCGCTTACGAGCGGCTGAGCCTGATCATTCCGGTGTTTGCGGCCTTGCCGGCGTTCATGGCCAAGGCCATCACTCTGGGTGGGCTGATGCAGATACGCAGCGCATTCAATGCAGTGCACAGCTCGTTGAGCTGGTTTATCAAGCTCTACGAGAAACTGGTGCGCTGGAGTGCGGCGTTGCAGCGGCTTGAGCAATTCGAGCAGGCCATCGCGGCCAGCCGAGCGCAAGCGGTGGCACCGCTGCAGGGCGATTGCTTGTGTACGCGCGGGTTAACGCTGTGTCGGCCGGATGGCAGCCCAATGCTGCAGGACCTGGACCTGCGCGTAAAACCGGGCCAATGGCTACGGCTGGCCGGGCGCAGCGGGCTGGGCAAGTCGACGCTGCTAAGGACGCTGCAGGGTATGTGGCCTTATTGCCAAGGCAGCTGGCAATTGCCGCCCGGCCGCAGCCTGTTGTTACCACAAAAGCCTTACATGCCGCACATGAGCCTACGCAAGCTACTGGCTTATCCACAGGTGCAATCGATGGATGATCAGCGGTTGGTGGACGCGCTGGCCAAGGTGGGGCTGGGCGCGATGAGCAGGCGGCTGGATGAAGAGGCTGAATGGGGGCGGGTGCTTTCTGGCGGCGAACAGCAACGGGTGAGCCTGGCGCGGGCGTTGTTGTACCGGCCCGATACGTTGTACCTGGATGAGGTGACGAGCCAGCTGGATCATGAGGCCGCGCAGAGCCTGTTGGAAATGCTGAGGCGTGAACTGCCGTTGTGCACGGTGGTGGGGGTTACGCACCAGCCGGGGTTGGTCACATTGTTTGACCGGACCTTTGAGATGGAGAAGCAGGCGGAACCTGCATAG